A section of the Humulus lupulus chromosome 2, drHumLupu1.1, whole genome shotgun sequence genome encodes:
- the LOC133818322 gene encoding protein high chlorophyll fluorescent 107: MHLLPSSNPNFTLFFTSQNPTNLSKCTLHIPRCSSRDSSSAPVIDHASALPYSDSNSYAAAAVVSTKEIASKSPPDSLPDGMLVVRRPAMEASVGDNAAAIDEGLAKFAKKMPIFEPRERIESGPLQAKPLPVNLDLALYKAKVLNRGYRFAEAEEILQKCISYWPEDGRAYVVLGKTLSKQSKTAEARAVYEKGCQATQGENPFIWQCWAVLEKSVGNIRRARELFDAATVADKRHTAAWHGWAVLELKQGNIRKARSLLAKALKFCGGNEYIYQTLALLEAKANRFEQARYLFKQATKCNPKSCASWLAWAQMESQQENNRVARRLFEKAIQASPKNRFAWHVWGVFEASVGNVDKGRKLLKIGHALNPRDPVLLQSLALLEYKHSTANLSRVLFRRASELDPSHQPVWMAWGWMEWKEGNITTARELYQKALSIDSTSDTAARCLQAWGVLEQRIGNLSAARRLFRSSLNINSQSFVTWMTWAAFEEDLGNSVRAEEIRNLYFQQRTEVVDDASWVMGFLDIIDPAIDSVKRLLKLDQNPSSAPQDSLRRMAVIDDNYTNEDSIGVYSNGDDKESDSGFDVDAFISERLYLDPNKLDFLLETTRMNFAKRSRGKFSVFS, from the exons ATGCACCTCCTTCCTTCTTCAAACCCTAATTTTACTCTCTTCTTCACCTCTCAAAACCCTACAAACCTCTCCAAATGTACACTCCATATCCCGCGCTGCTCTTCCAGAGATTCCTCCTCCGCACCAGTCATCGACCACGCCTCCGCGCTTCCCTACTCTGACTCCAATTCTTATGCTGCCGCAGCCGTTGTCTCGACCAAGGAAATAGCTTCGAAGAGCCCCCCCGACTCCTTGCCGGACGGAATGCTCGTGGTTCGACGGCCGGCGATGGAGGCTTCAGTAGGAGACAATGCGGCGGCGATTGACGAGGGACTTGCAAAGTTCGCAAAGAAGATGCCGATTTTTGAGCCCCGTGAGCGGATTGAATCTGGCCCCTTGCAGGCGAAGCCTCTGCCGGTGAATTTGGACTTGGCTTTGTATAAGGCCAAGGTTTTAAACAGGGGTTACAGATTTGCGGAAGCTGAGGAAATTCTTCAGAAG TGTATAAGCTATTGGCCAGAAGATGGGCGAGCTTATGTGGTTTTGGGGAAAACTTTAAGCAAGCAATCAAAGACTGCGGAAGCTCGAGCTGTTTATGAGAAAGGTTGCCAAGCTACTCAGGGGGAGAATCCCTTTATCTGGCAG TGTTGGGCTGTTTTAGAAAAAAGTGTGGGAAATATAAGGAGGGCACGGGAATTATTTGATGCTGCCACTGTTGCTGACAAGAGACATACTGCTGCCTGGCATGGTTGGGCAGTTCTTGAGCTGAAACAGGGGAATATCAGGAAGGCAAGGAGCCTTCTCGCTAAAGCTCTCAAATTTTGTGGAGGAAATGAGTACATATACCAAACGCTGGCATTGCTGGAAGCTAAGGCGAATCGCTTTGAGCAGGCTCGATATCTGTTCAAGCAGGCCACCAAGTGTAATCCCAAAAGCTGTGCTAGTTGGCTG GCATGGGCACAAATGGAGAGTCAGCAGGAAAATAATCGAGTTGCTAGACGACTCTTTGAG AAAGCTATTCAGGCAAGCCCCAAGAATAGATTTGCATGGCATGTGTGGGGAGTTTTTGAAGCCAGTGTTGGAAATGTTGACAAGGGAAGAAAGCTTTTAAAGATAGGTCATGCACTTAATCCAAGGGATCCTGTTCTACTTCAGTCTCTAGCTTTGTTGGAATATAAACACTCAACTGCAAATCTTTCTCGGGTGTTGTTTAGAAGAGCATCTGAATTAGACCCAAGTCACCAACCAGTATGGATG gCATGGGGATGGATGGAGTGGAAAGAAGGAAATATAACCACAGCTAGGGAATTATACCAAAAGGCACTGTCAATTGACTCGACCAGTGATACTGCTGCACGATGCCTACAG GCTTGGGGAGTCCTAGAACAAAGAATTGGCAACCTATCTGCAGCACGTAGATTATTTAGATCATCTCTAAACATAAATTCTCAGAGTTTCGTCACATGGATGACTTGGGCAGCATTTGAGGAGGATCTTGGAAATTCTGTTCGTGCTGAGGAAATCCGCAATCTCTATTTCCAGCAG CGTACTGAAGTTGTCGATGATGCTTCATGGGTTATGGGATTCCTAGATATCATAGACCCAGCAATTGATAGTGTAAAGAGACTCTTAAAATTAGACCAAAACCCATCTAGTGCACCCCAGGATTCCTTGAGAAGAATGGCTGTGATTGATGATAATTACACTAATGAAGACTCAATCGGTGTTTACTCTAATGGCGACGACAAGGAAAGTGACAGTGGCTTTGATGTGGATGCTTTTATCTCTGAAAGATTGTATTTAGACCCAAATAAGCTGGATTTTCTGTTGGAAACGACAAGAATGAACTTCGCAAAAAGATCAAGAGGTAAATTTTCAGTCTTTTCCTAA